One segment of Polaribacter huanghezhanensis DNA contains the following:
- a CDS encoding ABC transporter substrate-binding protein, translated as MNNNKNILKRLGVLSIFFVLIFFMACQSKVETINIGYIGPLTTRATDLGIAPSKAIQLAVEEYNETRLSNEPKVDLFIEDDQWDKEKGLIAYEKLRKEHKIKVLFISNTDGTIAISEKAKEDKVIIINPCNNDTALNKLNENVFKIAKSTEEAHSLIANRIIDLDFKKVIIIHYPNNFMYLGAFTCKEILKKEGIETKVVSFKKEKTNFMKELTEYKAEDYDAYVFLGYKEYGFAMKQARELGIESKFFGSTVLLQEDYYENSDGAIIGTEFIFFTPQNGNYVPAQDFLNNYQSKFKEKPFSVWPPMQAYDAANILLSVLKNYNITNTKNNDFDSWLRKKLLNVHYFEGVCGNISIKSNGASSGIYFSLYEYKSKGKFTNIKE; from the coding sequence ATGAATAATAATAAAAACATTTTAAAAAGGTTAGGAGTTCTTTCTATCTTTTTTGTGTTGATTTTTTTTATGGCTTGTCAATCTAAAGTTGAAACTATAAACATTGGCTATATAGGTCCTTTAACAACAAGAGCTACGGATTTGGGTATTGCTCCCTCTAAAGCAATTCAACTTGCTGTAGAAGAATACAATGAAACAAGATTAAGTAATGAGCCAAAAGTTGATTTATTTATAGAAGATGATCAATGGGATAAAGAAAAAGGCTTAATTGCTTATGAGAAACTAAGAAAAGAACATAAAATTAAAGTGTTATTTATTAGCAATACAGATGGTACTATTGCTATTAGTGAAAAAGCTAAAGAGGATAAAGTTATTATTATAAACCCTTGTAATAATGACACTGCTTTAAACAAGTTAAATGAAAATGTTTTTAAAATAGCCAAATCCACAGAAGAAGCTCACAGTTTAATAGCTAATAGAATTATTGATTTAGATTTTAAAAAGGTAATTATTATACATTACCCAAATAACTTTATGTATTTAGGTGCTTTTACCTGTAAAGAAATATTAAAAAAAGAGGGAATAGAAACAAAAGTAGTGTCTTTTAAAAAAGAGAAAACAAACTTTATGAAAGAACTAACAGAATATAAAGCAGAAGATTATGATGCTTATGTTTTTTTGGGATATAAAGAGTATGGTTTTGCTATGAAACAAGCTAGAGAATTAGGTATAGAATCTAAATTTTTTGGATCTACAGTTTTGCTACAAGAAGACTACTATGAAAATTCTGATGGCGCAATTATTGGTACAGAATTTATATTTTTTACACCACAAAATGGAAACTATGTGCCTGCCCAAGATTTCTTAAATAATTATCAATCAAAATTTAAAGAAAAGCCTTTTTCTGTTTGGCCTCCTATGCAAGCTTATGATGCTGCAAATATATTGCTAAGTGTGCTTAAAAATTATAATATTACCAATACAAAAAATAATGATTTCGATTCTTGGCTAAGAAAAAAACTTTTAAATGTACATTATTTTGAAGGTGTTTGTGGTAATATTTCTATTAAATCGAATGGTGCTTCCAGTGGAATATATTTTTCATTATACGAATACAAATCAAAAGGAAAATTCACAAACATAAAAGAGTAA
- a CDS encoding M14 family metallopeptidase has protein sequence MKRIFTAIVFLIATQITAQENPWSEDLITVPVKTNYQKTSTYAEVMSFIAALQKKSDLMHVEYMATSKEGKKIPMVILANPKITTPAEAKASGKPVIYIQGNIHSGEVEGKEIAQQMMRDILLGDKKYLLENQILIFAPIYNTDSNDKMKQGRRPSQEDSPVEVGIRANSQGLDLNRDGVKMEAFETTGLIKNVILKWDPEMLVDLHTTNGTWHGYGITYAPSYHYAGEKAPYDFTWNQLLPEVTKNIDKNYKVKIGPYGYYSTKQGWPPTSIYTYNHHPRYIVNQMGLRNKIGILSEAFAHDRLYTRMNSTYGFVAEILEFTHKNGKKMMAINAQAEKDAIQNVIENAGKSKKGVRFKMVALDKKIENYRTYDYIPFVKKDGKKGYLRSGKIIDVPNVTNISKFEATVNTTLPRGYFLPKSMKSIVELLRKQGIKVTELKNRKRAVGEVFMVEKLHNASRKFEGHNMATVEGKYVAKTQTFKKGDYWIDMAQPLTNLAFYMLEPQSDDGLVSWNFFDDYLKAQGVETKSVAYPVFKYYSVK, from the coding sequence ATGAAACGCATTTTTACCGCAATCGTATTTTTAATTGCTACTCAAATTACCGCACAAGAAAACCCTTGGTCAGAAGACTTAATTACTGTTCCTGTGAAGACCAATTATCAAAAAACTTCTACCTACGCAGAAGTAATGTCTTTTATTGCCGCATTACAGAAAAAATCTGACTTAATGCATGTAGAATACATGGCAACTAGTAAAGAAGGTAAAAAAATTCCAATGGTCATTTTGGCAAATCCAAAAATTACAACGCCCGCTGAAGCAAAAGCTTCTGGAAAACCCGTAATCTATATTCAAGGAAATATTCATTCAGGAGAAGTTGAAGGAAAAGAAATTGCTCAACAAATGATGCGCGATATTTTATTGGGTGATAAAAAGTATTTATTAGAAAATCAGATTTTAATTTTCGCCCCGATTTACAACACAGATTCTAACGACAAAATGAAACAAGGAAGAAGACCCTCGCAAGAAGACAGTCCTGTTGAAGTTGGAATTAGAGCTAACAGTCAAGGTTTGGATTTAAATAGAGACGGAGTTAAAATGGAAGCCTTTGAAACTACTGGATTAATCAAAAATGTAATTTTAAAATGGGATCCAGAAATGTTGGTAGATTTACACACAACAAACGGAACTTGGCATGGTTACGGAATTACCTACGCACCAAGTTACCATTATGCTGGTGAAAAAGCGCCGTATGATTTTACTTGGAACCAACTTTTACCAGAAGTAACAAAAAATATCGATAAAAATTACAAAGTAAAAATTGGTCCTTACGGATATTATTCCACAAAACAAGGTTGGCCGCCAACTTCAATTTACACGTATAATCATCATCCAAGATATATTGTAAACCAAATGGGATTGCGTAATAAAATCGGAATTTTAAGTGAAGCTTTTGCACATGACCGGTTATATACTAGAATGAATTCAACTTACGGATTTGTTGCAGAAATTTTAGAATTTACACATAAAAATGGTAAAAAAATGATGGCAATTAATGCGCAAGCAGAAAAAGATGCCATTCAAAATGTGATTGAAAATGCAGGAAAATCTAAAAAAGGTGTTCGTTTTAAAATGGTTGCTTTAGATAAAAAAATAGAAAACTATAGAACCTACGATTACATTCCGTTCGTTAAAAAAGACGGAAAGAAAGGATATTTACGTTCTGGAAAAATTATCGATGTACCAAATGTAACCAACATTTCAAAATTTGAAGCAACCGTTAACACCACTTTACCAAGAGGGTATTTTTTACCAAAATCAATGAAATCAATTGTTGAACTTCTTAGAAAGCAAGGCATAAAAGTTACCGAACTAAAAAATCGTAAAAGAGCAGTTGGAGAAGTATTTATGGTTGAAAAACTACACAATGCTAGTCGTAAATTTGAAGGACATAATATGGCAACTGTTGAAGGAAAATATGTTGCAAAAACGCAAACTTTTAAAAAAGGAGATTATTGGATTGACATGGCGCAACCTTTAACAAATTTAGCTTTTTACATGTTAGAACCACAATCTGATGACGGCTTAGTTTCATGGAATTTCTTTGATGACTATTTAAAAGCACAAGGCGTAGAAACAAAATCAGTAGCCTATCCTGTTTTTAAATATTATTCGGTAAAATAA
- the thiL gene encoding thiamine-phosphate kinase produces the protein MIEDKNQDKTSLSELGEFGLINHLTKHFNTKHSSTIKAVGDDAAVLDASEKQTLITTDLLIEGVHFDLSYMPLKHLGYKAVMVNLSDVYAMNGTAEQITVSLAVSNRFPLEAIEELYAGIQLACETYNVDLIGGDTTSSTTGMLISITAIGKSAKEDVVYRNGAKDTDLIVVSGDLGAAYLGLQVLEREKQVFKVDPNNQPDLDNYTYLIERQLKPEARKDVAGLLKELEVKPTSMIDVSDGLSSEIMHLCSQSKVGCKLYEDKFPLDPQVISTCEEFNMDSTMIALSGGEDYELLFTVPIADFDKIKGNPNFSIIGHITEESQGMNLVTRANQEIELKAQGWNALKE, from the coding sequence ATGATTGAAGATAAAAACCAAGATAAAACCTCATTGTCTGAATTAGGAGAATTCGGATTGATAAATCATTTAACAAAGCATTTTAACACAAAGCATTCATCAACAATAAAAGCTGTTGGAGATGACGCTGCTGTATTAGACGCGTCAGAAAAACAAACTTTAATTACAACCGATTTGTTAATTGAAGGTGTTCATTTTGATTTGAGTTATATGCCGTTAAAACACTTAGGTTACAAGGCGGTAATGGTTAATTTATCTGATGTATATGCTATGAATGGAACCGCAGAACAAATTACAGTTTCTCTTGCGGTTTCTAATCGTTTTCCCTTGGAAGCAATTGAAGAATTGTATGCGGGAATTCAATTGGCTTGTGAAACATATAATGTCGATTTAATTGGTGGAGATACCACTTCATCAACAACTGGAATGTTGATTTCAATTACTGCAATTGGGAAATCAGCAAAAGAAGATGTTGTATATAGAAATGGCGCAAAAGACACTGATTTAATTGTGGTTTCTGGGGATTTAGGAGCTGCATATTTAGGGTTGCAAGTGTTAGAAAGAGAAAAGCAAGTTTTTAAAGTTGATCCAAACAATCAACCAGATTTAGATAATTACACGTATTTAATTGAGCGTCAATTAAAACCAGAAGCACGAAAAGATGTTGCTGGATTGTTAAAAGAACTAGAGGTAAAACCGACTTCTATGATTGATGTTTCTGACGGATTATCCTCAGAAATTATGCACCTTTGCTCGCAATCCAAAGTTGGATGTAAATTGTATGAAGATAAATTCCCGTTAGATCCGCAAGTAATTTCTACTTGTGAAGAATTTAATATGGATTCTACCATGATTGCTTTAAGCGGAGGCGAAGATTACGAATTGTTATTTACAGTTCCCATTGCTGATTTTGATAAAATAAAAGGAAATCCGAATTTTTCTATTATTGGTCATATTACTGAAGAAAGTCAAGGAATGAATTTAGTTACACGCGCCAACCAAGAAATTGAATTAAAAGCGCAAGGTTGGAATGCATTGAAAGAGTAA
- the sufC gene encoding Fe-S cluster assembly ATPase SufC: MLKINNLHASIDNKAILKGLNIEVKAGEVHAIMGPNGAGKSTLANIVAGKDEYEVTDGIIELNGEDISELAPEERAHNGVFLSFQYPVEIPGVSVTNFIKTAINETRKAKGLEDMPAKDMLKMIREKSELLEIDRKFLSRSLNEGFSGGEKKRNEIFQMAMLEPKLAILDETDSGLDIDALRIVANGVNKLKSKDNAVIVITHYQRLLEYIVPDFVHVLYDGKIVKTGDASLALELEAKGYDWIKKELV, encoded by the coding sequence ATGTTAAAGATTAACAATTTACACGCAAGCATAGACAATAAAGCAATCTTAAAAGGATTGAATATTGAAGTAAAAGCTGGAGAAGTTCATGCAATTATGGGCCCAAATGGAGCTGGAAAAAGCACCTTGGCAAATATTGTTGCAGGAAAAGATGAATATGAAGTTACAGATGGAATTATTGAATTAAACGGAGAAGATATTAGCGAATTAGCTCCAGAAGAAAGAGCACACAATGGCGTGTTTTTATCGTTTCAATATCCGGTAGAAATTCCTGGGGTTTCTGTAACCAACTTTATAAAAACTGCAATTAACGAAACTCGTAAAGCTAAAGGTTTAGAAGACATGCCTGCAAAAGACATGTTGAAAATGATTCGTGAGAAATCAGAATTGTTAGAAATAGATCGTAAGTTTTTATCGCGTTCTTTAAACGAAGGTTTTTCTGGAGGAGAAAAGAAACGTAATGAGATTTTTCAAATGGCAATGTTAGAGCCAAAATTGGCAATTTTAGACGAAACAGATTCTGGTTTAGATATTGATGCGTTGCGAATTGTTGCAAACGGCGTAAACAAACTAAAATCGAAAGACAACGCCGTAATTGTAATTACACATTACCAACGTTTATTAGAATATATCGTTCCTGATTTTGTGCATGTTTTATACGATGGTAAAATCGTAAAAACCGGAGATGCTTCTCTAGCATTAGAATTAGAAGCAAAAGGATACGACTGGATTAAAAAGGAATTGGTTTAG
- a CDS encoding four helix bundle protein, with protein sequence MAKFSSFEEIISWQKARELNVIIYKVTNSNDLFSKDFGLRDQIRRASVSISSNIAEGFERQTTKEFIRFLYIAKASAGEVRSQLYLAFDLNYISKKEFEELKLKINEVSKLISGLLKYLHSTL encoded by the coding sequence ATGGCAAAGTTTAGTTCTTTTGAAGAAATCATTTCATGGCAAAAAGCAAGAGAATTAAATGTAATAATTTATAAAGTAACCAATTCAAACGATTTATTTTCTAAAGACTTTGGATTAAGAGATCAAATAAGAAGAGCATCTGTTTCTATTTCATCTAATATAGCTGAAGGATTTGAAAGACAGACAACAAAAGAATTTATTCGATTTTTATACATAGCTAAAGCATCGGCAGGCGAAGTTCGTTCGCAATTGTATTTAGCATTTGATTTAAATTATATAAGTAAAAAAGAGTTTGAAGAACTAAAGTTAAAAATAAATGAAGTTTCAAAATTGATTAGTGGATTATTAAAATACCTACACTCAACTTTATAA
- a CDS encoding response regulator, protein MKEKLNCILLIDDNGSTNFLHQLMIKKANCAEKCVAVQSGQEALDYLESSINGIHPQPDLIFLDINMPSMNGWEFLEHYKKLKKDQQGKIVVMMLTTSRNLDDIEKSKRFGYVSGFMNKPLTADVLLKVVQEKFPKNF, encoded by the coding sequence ATGAAAGAAAAACTAAATTGTATTTTATTAATAGACGATAATGGATCTACTAATTTCCTGCATCAATTAATGATTAAAAAAGCAAACTGCGCAGAAAAATGTGTTGCTGTGCAGAGTGGACAAGAGGCTCTAGATTATTTAGAGTCTTCAATAAACGGAATTCATCCTCAGCCAGATCTCATTTTTTTAGATATTAATATGCCCTCTATGAATGGGTGGGAGTTTCTTGAACATTACAAAAAACTTAAAAAAGACCAACAAGGAAAAATAGTTGTGATGATGCTTACTACTTCAAGAAATCTAGATGATATAGAAAAATCAAAAAGATTTGGTTATGTTTCTGGCTTTATGAACAAACCATTAACAGCAGATGTACTGTTAAAAGTTGTTCAAGAAAAGTTTCCTAAAAATTTTTAA
- a CDS encoding ATP-binding protein produces the protein MFKFKKIKYKIFTGYGLFMMIIIIQLFLTNSINSSAENAYEKLTKEIKPKVNLFNKYRNANKMLLLKLNNKVSNAKNSLLTNKIKQVSNVDFPYFRLLISKLKEEKEIQDLYGKSIDSIIENTKKLESHSININALLVTSKDYDDKTKIEKAKKFLEKATNNSLALDHEIALLERDYTKKSEQGFINLSNKLKDSSKILLLSTLFFIIIGLLFSLRVTRSILRPLKRLMIGAKSLANGIHNTQVAVLGNDEIAELTRVFNKMSVSLNNSFNDIKNKNKELEQFTYIASHDLQEPLQTLTGFVNLLNENYGDQFDEVGQKSLGYIKDAAERMSKLVKGLLDYGRIGKNPELIKIDCNTLLEEVKSDIASTIKDSGAILKIEKLPELYAYKTELRLLFQNLISNAIKFRNSNTKPIIEIFAIKDNGFTFAVKDNGIGIDEKFKKRIFAIFQRLHSTDKYKGTGIGLAHCNKIIELHKGEIWVESKPNHGSTFYFNIPNLKK, from the coding sequence TTGTTTAAATTTAAGAAAATAAAATATAAGATTTTTACAGGTTATGGATTATTTATGATGATTATAATAATTCAGCTTTTTTTAACCAATTCTATAAATTCAAGTGCAGAAAATGCGTATGAAAAATTAACTAAAGAAATTAAACCTAAGGTTAATTTGTTTAATAAATATAGAAATGCAAACAAAATGCTTTTATTAAAGCTAAATAATAAAGTATCAAATGCAAAAAACAGTCTTTTAACAAATAAAATAAAACAAGTATCAAATGTAGATTTTCCTTATTTTAGGTTATTAATTTCAAAATTAAAAGAGGAAAAAGAAATTCAAGATTTATATGGAAAAAGTATAGATTCTATTATAGAGAATACTAAGAAACTTGAAAGCCACTCTATAAATATTAATGCATTACTTGTAACTTCTAAAGATTATGATGACAAAACTAAAATAGAAAAAGCCAAAAAATTTCTAGAAAAAGCAACTAATAATTCTCTTGCTTTAGACCATGAAATTGCTCTTTTGGAAAGAGATTACACTAAAAAATCCGAACAAGGTTTTATTAATTTATCAAATAAGCTTAAAGATAGTTCTAAAATTTTACTATTATCTACCCTGTTTTTTATAATTATAGGACTGCTATTTTCTTTAAGAGTTACTAGAAGCATTTTAAGGCCTTTAAAAAGGCTTATGATTGGGGCTAAAAGTTTAGCCAACGGTATACACAATACGCAAGTTGCTGTTTTAGGAAATGATGAAATAGCAGAATTAACAAGGGTATTTAACAAAATGTCTGTTTCATTAAATAATAGTTTTAACGATATTAAAAACAAAAATAAAGAACTAGAACAGTTTACATATATAGCTTCTCATGATTTGCAAGAACCTCTTCAAACACTTACTGGTTTTGTAAATTTATTAAACGAAAATTATGGAGATCAATTTGATGAAGTAGGCCAGAAAAGTTTAGGTTATATAAAAGATGCTGCAGAAAGAATGAGTAAGCTAGTAAAAGGTTTGCTAGATTATGGAAGAATTGGTAAAAATCCAGAGTTGATAAAAATTGACTGTAACACGTTGTTGGAAGAAGTAAAAAGTGATATAGCTTCAACTATTAAAGATAGTGGTGCAATTTTAAAAATAGAAAAACTTCCAGAACTTTATGCATACAAAACAGAATTACGATTATTGTTTCAAAACCTTATTAGCAATGCAATAAAATTTCGAAATTCAAACACAAAACCAATCATTGAAATATTTGCAATAAAAGATAATGGTTTTACATTTGCTGTAAAAGACAATGGAATTGGTATTGACGAAAAGTTTAAAAAAAGAATTTTTGCTATCTTCCAAAGATTACATTCAACAGACAAATATAAGGGCACAGGTATAGGTCTAGCGCATTGTAATAAGATTATTGAACTACACAAAGGTGAAATTTGGGTAGAGTCAAAACCAAACCATGGTAGTACATTTTATTTCAACATTCCAAACCTAAAAAAATGA
- the sufB gene encoding Fe-S cluster assembly protein SufB, with protein sequence MSKYTEDNLREELKTKEYEYGFYTDIESDKFAKGLNEDVVRAISKKKNEPQWMTDWRIEAFRVWEKMEEPDWANVKYPKPNFQEIAYYSAPKKKPTLNSLDEVDPDLLETFKKLGISIDEQKRLSNVAVDIVIDSVSVATTFKKTLGEKGIIFMPISEAIQEHPELVRKHLGTVVPTSDNFYAALNSAVFSDGSFCYIPKGVRCPMELSTYFRINEGGTGQFERTLVVADKGSYVSYLEGCTAPSRDENQLHAAVVELIAMDDAEIKYSTVQNWYPGDANGKGGVFNFVTKRALCETNAKVSWTQVETGSAVTWKYPSCILKGNNSVGEFYSIAVTNHYQQADTGTKMIHLGKNTKSTIISKGISAGKSQNSYRGLVHVGARAENARNFSQCDSLLMGNECGAHTFPYIEAKNKSAQIEHEATTSKIGEDQLFYCNQRGIDTEKAIALIVNGFSKEVLNKLPMEFAVEAQKLLEISLEGSVG encoded by the coding sequence ATGAGTAAGTACACAGAAGATAATTTAAGAGAAGAATTAAAAACCAAGGAATACGAATATGGTTTTTATACAGATATAGAAAGCGATAAATTTGCAAAAGGGTTAAACGAAGATGTTGTTCGTGCTATTTCTAAAAAGAAAAACGAACCACAATGGATGACCGATTGGCGAATTGAAGCGTTTAGAGTTTGGGAGAAAATGGAAGAGCCAGATTGGGCAAATGTAAAGTACCCAAAACCAAATTTTCAAGAAATTGCCTATTATTCCGCGCCAAAAAAGAAACCAACATTAAATAGTTTGGACGAAGTGGATCCTGATTTATTAGAGACATTTAAAAAACTAGGAATTTCTATAGACGAACAAAAACGTTTGTCAAATGTTGCGGTAGATATTGTCATAGATTCTGTTTCTGTTGCCACCACTTTTAAGAAAACATTGGGTGAAAAAGGCATTATTTTTATGCCGATTTCGGAAGCAATTCAAGAACATCCAGAATTGGTGAGAAAACATTTAGGAACTGTTGTTCCTACTTCCGACAATTTTTATGCAGCATTAAATTCGGCAGTTTTTTCTGACGGATCTTTCTGTTACATTCCAAAAGGCGTTCGTTGTCCGATGGAATTATCAACATATTTTAGAATTAATGAAGGAGGAACCGGACAGTTTGAAAGAACATTAGTTGTTGCAGACAAAGGAAGTTATGTAAGTTATTTAGAAGGTTGTACAGCACCAAGTAGAGATGAAAATCAATTGCACGCGGCTGTTGTTGAATTGATTGCAATGGACGACGCAGAAATAAAATATTCTACCGTTCAGAACTGGTATCCTGGAGATGCAAACGGAAAAGGGGGCGTTTTTAACTTTGTAACCAAAAGAGCTCTTTGCGAAACGAATGCAAAAGTTTCTTGGACACAAGTAGAAACTGGTTCTGCTGTAACTTGGAAATATCCAAGTTGTATTTTAAAAGGAAACAATTCGGTAGGAGAGTTTTATTCTATTGCAGTGACAAACCATTATCAACAAGCAGATACTGGTACAAAAATGATTCACTTAGGTAAAAATACCAAGTCGACCATTATTTCAAAAGGAATATCCGCAGGGAAATCACAAAATAGTTATAGAGGATTGGTGCATGTTGGAGCAAGAGCAGAAAATGCACGTAATTTTTCACAATGTGATTCATTATTGATGGGAAATGAATGTGGAGCACACACATTTCCGTACATCGAAGCAAAAAATAAATCAGCACAAATAGAACACGAAGCAACAACAAGTAAAATTGGAGAAGACCAATTGTTTTACTGTAATCAACGTGGAATTGACACGGAAAAAGCAATTGCATTAATTGTAAACGGATTTAGTAAAGAAGTACTCAATAAGTTGCCAATGGAATTCGCCGTAGAAGCACAAAAGTTATTAGAAATCTCTCTTGAGGGATCAGTAGGGTAA
- a CDS encoding HesB/IscA family protein, producing the protein MIKVSDIAKKKVIELMADDGFDTSKDFVRVGVKSGGCSGLSYDLTFDKNQAEGDKIFEDNDVKIIVDKKSFLYLVGTTLEYSGGLNGTGFVFNNPNANRTCGCGESFSL; encoded by the coding sequence ATGATAAAAGTTTCAGATATCGCTAAGAAAAAAGTCATAGAATTAATGGCTGATGATGGTTTTGACACATCCAAAGACTTTGTGCGTGTTGGTGTAAAAAGTGGAGGTTGTTCTGGTTTATCATACGATTTAACGTTTGATAAAAATCAAGCTGAAGGCGATAAAATTTTTGAAGATAATGATGTAAAAATTATTGTTGATAAAAAAAGTTTCTTGTATTTAGTTGGAACAACACTAGAATATTCTGGAGGTTTAAACGGAACAGGTTTTGTATTTAATAATCCAAACGCGAATAGAACTTGCGGGTGCGGAGAATCTTTCAGTTTATAA
- the sufD gene encoding Fe-S cluster assembly protein SufD: MELKDKIIESYVAFENDINVNTAIHDIRSEALRNFDTLGFPTKKLEEWKYTSLNSVLKNDFSIFPNKENSIEFADVKKYFIHDIDTYKIVFVDGKYSSFLSDTTHDGKDICLMSTALSKSKYKPVIENYFNKIAKQDNLTSLNTAFANEGAYIYIPRNVEVEKPIEIINFTTGNDVATMIQPRNLLVVEENAHVQIIERHQSLTENAALTNVVTEVFAARNATIDLYKIQNDKDNASLVDNTYIEQKTNSEVSVHTFSFGGNITRNNLNFYQRGEHINSILKGITIIEGKQHVDHHTLVNHIEPNCESHQDYKGIFDERSTGVFNGKVIVEKEAQKTNAYQQNNNVLISDKSTINAKPQLEIFADDVKCSHGCTIGQLDSDALFYMQQRGIPKKEGKALLMYAFANTVLESVKIPEVKSRITKLIASKLNVNIGFDL, from the coding sequence ATGGAATTAAAAGATAAAATAATAGAGTCTTATGTAGCATTTGAAAATGATATCAATGTGAATACCGCAATTCATGATATTCGTTCAGAAGCGTTACGTAACTTCGATACCTTAGGTTTTCCAACTAAGAAGTTAGAGGAATGGAAATACACATCGTTAAATTCAGTTTTAAAAAACGATTTTAGCATTTTTCCTAACAAAGAAAATTCGATTGAATTTGCAGATGTTAAGAAGTATTTTATTCATGATATAGATACCTATAAGATTGTTTTTGTTGATGGAAAATACAGTTCTTTTTTGTCTGATACAACACATGATGGAAAAGATATTTGTTTAATGTCTACCGCATTATCAAAATCTAAATACAAACCAGTTATTGAAAATTATTTCAATAAAATTGCAAAGCAAGACAACTTAACGTCGTTAAATACGGCTTTTGCAAACGAAGGCGCGTACATTTATATTCCTAGAAATGTTGAGGTAGAAAAACCGATTGAAATCATCAACTTTACAACAGGAAACGATGTTGCAACAATGATTCAGCCAAGAAACTTACTTGTGGTTGAAGAAAATGCACATGTTCAAATTATAGAACGTCATCAAAGTTTAACAGAAAATGCGGCCTTAACAAATGTTGTTACGGAAGTTTTTGCAGCAAGAAATGCTACGATAGATCTGTATAAAATTCAGAATGATAAAGACAATGCTTCGTTAGTTGACAACACCTATATTGAGCAAAAAACAAATAGTGAGGTTTCTGTACATACATTTTCGTTTGGAGGAAACATCACTAGAAATAACTTAAACTTTTATCAAAGAGGAGAACACATCAATTCTATTTTAAAAGGAATTACCATTATTGAAGGAAAGCAACATGTAGATCATCATACGTTGGTAAATCATATAGAGCCAAATTGTGAAAGTCATCAAGATTATAAAGGTATTTTTGACGAACGCTCTACAGGTGTTTTTAACGGAAAAGTAATTGTAGAAAAAGAAGCGCAGAAAACAAATGCATATCAACAAAATAACAATGTGTTAATTAGTGATAAATCGACCATCAATGCAAAACCGCAATTAGAAATTTTTGCGGATGATGTAAAATGTTCTCACGGTTGTACCATTGGTCAATTAGATTCTGATGCCTTATTTTACATGCAACAACGCGGAATTCCGAAGAAAGAAGGAAAAGCATTGTTGATGTACGCTTTTGCAAATACCGTGTTAGAAAGTGTGAAAATTCCGGAAGTGAAATCTAGAATTACAAAACTAATAGCCAGTAAGTTAAACGTTAATATCGGATTTGATTTATAA